The Proteiniphilum propionicum genome contains the following window.
TCGGAATTGCGAATGAAAAGTGGTCAGTCGCATATAAAAATCCTGTCCAGCTTTATCTATTTTCACCGTTTTAATTTTACGATTAAAGAGTACTGCGAGAATATATTCCGCCTTGGTCTGTAATCCCGACTCATCAAAAAGAGTCAAAAAACGAGCATTTTCATCGTCCGTCAGACGTACCACATAGCGATTATTTCGCTTTGAGAGTTTGGGTTTTCTG
Protein-coding sequences here:
- the mobA gene encoding conjugal transfer protein MobA, with the translated sequence MMTTKKYSGGRKPKLSKRNNRYVVRLTDDENARFLTLFDESGLQTKAEYILAVLFNRKIKTVKIDKAGQDFYMRLTTFHSQFRAIGVNYNQIVKALKTNFTEKKALAFLYKLEKETIKLVELSQKIVALANEFKQKYGV